A window of Kineococcus sp. NBC_00420 genomic DNA:
TTCGTCGGGGCCGTGACGACCCGGCCGCCGGCGGCGTTCTCCTCGTTCACCGCGAGCGCGAAGAGGCTGACCCAGTCCATCGCGTGCAGGACGTCGGCGGCGGTGTTCCCCTCCTCGGAGAGGAGTTCGCGGTGCAGGCGCGGGGCGCGGCGGCGGACGCCGAGCCCGCCGGGGAGGGTTCCGTCGGTGACGAGGCCGTGGTCGACGCAGGCGGCCATGGCGGCGAAGATGTCCAGCAGCCCGGAGTCCACGTCGTTCCCGGAGCGGAGGCTCTCCTCGTTGCGGCGCACCAGGTCCGCGACCCCGAGGCCGGTCGAGCGGCAGTGGTCGAGGAGTTCCTGGGCACTGCGGAAACCGTGCGGCAACCCTGCCCCGGTCCCCACGACGGGTTCGCTCGCGTCCAGCGGGTGGTCGCGGACGAAACCCCCACCGACGGAGTACGACGTCCGTTCGGCGACGACGTCACCGGCGGCGTCGCGGGCCGTGAACACCATGCCGTTGGGGTGGGCGGGCAGCGAGGTCCGGCCGATCAGGCGGACGTCGCCGTCGAGGTCGAAACCCACCGCGTGCCGGCCGAGGACCCGCAGTTCACCGCTGCGCCGGATCTCGTCGAGGAGCCCGGCCACGGCGTCGGGGTCGATGAGTTCGGGCCGTTCACCGAGCAGTCCCAGGACGACGGCCCGGTCGGTGCCGTGTCCGCGCCCGGTGGCCCCCAGCGATCCGTAGAGATCGATGGTGACGGAGACGACCCGTTCCAGCGCGGCGGTTCCCTCGAGGTGCTCGGCGAAGGCGAGGGCGGCGCGCATCGGGCCGACCGTGTGCGAGCTCGACGGGCCGATGCCGATGGAGAACATGTCGAAGACGGACAGCGGAGCGCTCACGACTCAGCGCTCCCGACGGTAGAAGGGCAGCGCGACGACCTCGACGGGCAGTTCGGAACCGCGGACGTCGACGGCCAGCGCGGTGCCGGGGGCGGAGAGCGCGGCGTCGACGTAGGCCATCGCGACGGGGTAGCCGAGCGTGGGCGACAACGCGCCACTGGTGACCTCTCCGACCGGGTTCCCGTCGGCGACGACGGCGTAGCCGGCACGGGGAGCCCGGCGCCCCGATCCCTTCAGGCCGACCAGCACCCGGGCGGGTGCGACCTCGGCGAGTCGTCGCAGCGCCTCGAGCCCGACCGGTCCCGGGTCCTTGTCCAGCTTCACGACGCGGCCGAGGCCGGCGGCGAACGGGCTGGTCTCGCGGGTCAGTTCGTGGCCGTAGAGCGGCATCCCCGCCTCCAGGCGCAGGGTGTCCCGGCAGGCCAGCCCGGCGGGGACCCCACCGTGCTCGCGGGCCGCGGACAGCAGCGCGTCCCAGACGGTGACCGCGTGCTCGACCGGGGCGAACACCTCGAAACCGTCCTCCCCGGTGTACCCGGTGCGCGCGAGCAGCACGGGGACGCCCAGCAGGGTGGCGGACGCGCTGCGGTAGTAGCCGAGCACGTCGAGGTCGACGTCCACGAGGGGTCCGAGGATCGCCACCGACGCCGGCCCCTGCACCGCGACGAGGGCCCAGCGGGCGGTCTCGTCGGCGACGTGGACGTCGAAGGGGCGACACCGGTCGGCGATGGCCACGACGACGGGTTCGACGTTCGCGGCGTTGGCGACGACGAGGAACTCCTGCTCGCCGAGGCGGTAGGTCACGAGGTCGTCGACGATCCCGCCCTCGTGGTCGACGAGCATCCCGTAGGCCGCCCGGCCGATCGGCATGGTCGAGGCCCGCCCGACGAGGGCCGCGTCCAGCGCCGCTCCCGCCTCGGGGCCGGTGACCCGGATCTCCCCCATGTGCGAGAGGTCGAAGACCCCGGCGCGCTCGCGGACGGCCTTGTGCTCGGCGAGGTCGGAGGCGTAGCGCAGCGGCATCTGCCAGCCGGCGAAGTCGGTGAAGGAGGCGCCGAGCGCCGCGTGGACGTCGGCGAGGGGCGTGCTCGTCGGGCTGACCGTCGCGCTGCTGACCTGGGTGTTCACCGGGCTCCTCTCGTCGCGACCGCGCGGTGCGGTCACGTGCTGGACCCCCTCTGTCGCGGAACCTGAGAGCTTCACCCTGCGGGGCAGGGCTTTCCCCGTCGGTGAGGACCCAGGGGTCCTGCTTTCCAGAGCGGCCTGCCCGTGGCGGTACGTGGACCTGAGAGGTTCCGGGGTGGTTGCTCCTTCGGTGCCCACCGGTGGGACCGGTGGGGCTCTCCCGCCCGGGGGAAGCGGCCGTGTGTTCAGTTGTGCTGGCCGTCAGCGTGGCACACGACCGCCCCCGGGGACCAGCGCCGCCGCGTCCCGCCGCGCCGGGTCAGAGCTCCCCGGTGAGGAACTGGGCGCGGCCGTGACCGAAGGACCAGTCGGCGTCGGAGTTCTCCACGACCGAGACGACGACGTCGGAGGGTGCGGTCCCGCAGCGGGTGCGCAGCTGCTCGACGAGCAGACGGTAGAACGCCTCCTTCTGCGCGCGCGGGCGGGGGCGACTGGTCACCTGCAGCACGACGACGTCGCGGGTGCGCTCGATGCCGAGGCCGGTGTCGTGGACGACGAGCTCATCCTCGGGGTGCTGGTGGACGACCTGGTACCGGTCGCCGTCGGGGACGCCGAACGCCTCGACCACGGCGGCGTGGGCGGCGTCGAGCAGGGTACGGACCTCGTCGGGGCGACGGCCGGCGACGAGGTCGAAGCGGAGCAGGGGCACGAGAACCTCCGGATATTTTGTCCTGTCATTCTGACATGACTGGACCGGTCGTGTCCCGCACCACCAGCCGCGGGACGAGGACGACGTCGGCGGGGCCCGGATCGTCCTCGCCGTCCAGGCGCCGCACAGCCGCCCGCACCGCGCACGCCGCCTGCCCCGCCGCGTCCTGGCTCACCGACGTCAGCCGCACGTGCCCCAGCCGGGCCAGGAGGCTGTCGTCGTAGCCGGTCACCGACACCCGCCCGGGGACCGCGATCCCGTCCCGCAGGAGGACGTCGAGGACGCCGAGCGCGATCCGGTCACTGGCGGCCACCACCGCCGTCCCCGTCCACCCCCCACCCAGGACCCGCCGGGTGGCGGCGGCCCCGCCCTCCTCGTCGAAGGCCCCCTCCACGACCCGCCCGCGCACCCCGGCGGCCTCGACGGCGGCCTCGAACCCGGCGCGGCGGTCGGCGGCGATGTCCCCCGCGCCGCCGGAGACGTGCAGCAGGTCCCGGTGACCCAGGCCGACCAGGTGCTCGACCAGCAGCCGCGTCCCGACCTCGTCGGAGGCACGCACGACGTCGGGCCCTGGCGACCCGGGGTCCGCGAGGCGCGGGCGCCGCCCCAGGACCACGACGGGCACGCGTCGCCGCAGCTCCATCAGCTCCGCACCGGGCAGTTCCGGCCCGAGCAGCAGCAGCGCCTCGCAGCGGGAGTCGAGCAGGGTCTCGACCGCCGCCCGCTCCCCCCGCGTGCGGGTCACCGCGGCGAGCACGACGTCGTAGCCGGCCTCCTCCGCGGCGTCCTGCAGCTCCTCGACGAGCTCGGCGTGGAAGGCGTTGCGGACGGCCACGGTGATCCCGAGCAGGCGGGTGCGCCGCAGCGCGAGGCTGCTCGCCGCGCGGTCGGCGCGGTACCCGAGGTCGGCGGCCGCCCGCAGCACGCGGGCGGCCGTCTCGGCGCTGGGCCCCGGCGCCCCCCGCAGGGCGAGGGACACCATGCCCTTCGACACCCCGGCCCGGGCCGCGACGTCCTTGATCGTGGGTCGAGCGGACACCGGACTCCCTTCCTGGCCCGCTTGACAACGGCGGACGGTCGAACCGATTCTAGCGGCAGTCGTTCAAACCGGTTTGAAAATCACGTCGCACCAGTGCCGGTGCCGACCCGCGACCCTCCCGAGAGGCCCGCCCGATGCCCCCCACCTCCCCCACCCGCCCGATCGGCGTCGCCGTGATCGGCGCCGGGATGGCCGGCCGCGCCCACCTCGCCGGCTACCGCGCCGCCTCCACCCTCGCGGGTGGTTCCTACGGCGAGGGCCTGCCGCCGGTCCGCCTGGTCGCCGTCGCCGACGCCCACGAACCGTTCGCCGTGGCCGCGGCGCAGCGCTACGGCTACGAGCGCGCCGAGACGTCCTGGCAGGCCGTGGCCGAGGCCGACGACGTCGACGCCGTCAGCGTCGTCGTCGCCAACCACCTGCACCGCGAGATCGTCGAGGGTCTGCTGGCCGCGGGCAAGCACGTCCTCTGCGAGAAGCCGCTGGCCCCCTCGGTCACCGACGCGGAGGCGATGGTCGCGGCCGCCGCCCAGCACCCGGACCTCGTCGCCGCGGTGGGTTTCACCTTCCGCCGCTCCCCCGCGATCAACGCCCTGCGCGAGCAGGTGCTGAACGGTCACCTCGGGACCGTCCGCCACTTCAACGGCCACTACTGGTGCGACTACGCGGCCAACCCGAACGCCCCCATCAGCTGGCGCTACCAGGGCGGTCTGGGGTCCGGTGCGCTCGCCGACATCGGCAGCCACCTGGTCGACCTCGGTGAGTACTTCTGCGGGCCGCTGGAGTCGGTGCGGGGGACGGTGTTCTCGCAGGTGACGACGCGCCGGCCGAAACCGGTCGGCGCCGTCGTCGGGCACGCCCTGTCCGAGGTGAGCGCCGAGTTCGAGGACGTCGAGAACGAGGACCTGGCGACGTTCACTGCGACCTTCACGAACGGAGCGACCGGGACGTTCTCGGTCTCGCGCATCGCGCACGGCCTGCCCAACGGACTGGGTTTCGAGATCTTCACCGAGCACGGCGCGGGGGCCTTCGACCTCAACCGCACCGGTGAGTTCACCATCGCCGACTCGACCGCGCCCGGCGTGGTCAACGGCTACCGTCAGGTCCTCGTCGGCCCCGAGCACCCCTACGTCGCCGGTGGGCTCCCGATGGACTTCGGCGGCGTCGGGCACGGGCAGAGCGACTTCTTCAGCTTCCAGTGCCGCGCGTTCCTCAACGAGGTCGCCGGCGGCGTCGGCTCGCCGATCGGCGACCTCCCCGTCGTGCCGCCGATGGCCCACGGCCTGCACAACCTGCGCGTGCTCGAGGCGGTCACCCGGGCCGCCGACGGCACGGGCGAACCCGTCCCCCTCGACTGAGAGAGAGCAGACCGTGAAACTCGGCGTCTACAACGCGATCCTGCACGACCGATCCCTGCCCGAGGCGCTGCAGGTCGTCGCCGACCTCGGCCTGCAGGGCATCGAACTGAACTCCGGCGGGTTCCTGCCGCCGGTCC
This region includes:
- a CDS encoding Gfo/Idh/MocA family protein encodes the protein MPPTSPTRPIGVAVIGAGMAGRAHLAGYRAASTLAGGSYGEGLPPVRLVAVADAHEPFAVAAAQRYGYERAETSWQAVAEADDVDAVSVVVANHLHREIVEGLLAAGKHVLCEKPLAPSVTDAEAMVAAAAQHPDLVAAVGFTFRRSPAINALREQVLNGHLGTVRHFNGHYWCDYAANPNAPISWRYQGGLGSGALADIGSHLVDLGEYFCGPLESVRGTVFSQVTTRRPKPVGAVVGHALSEVSAEFEDVENEDLATFTATFTNGATGTFSVSRIAHGLPNGLGFEIFTEHGAGAFDLNRTGEFTIADSTAPGVVNGYRQVLVGPEHPYVAGGLPMDFGGVGHGQSDFFSFQCRAFLNEVAGGVGSPIGDLPVVPPMAHGLHNLRVLEAVTRAADGTGEPVPLD
- a CDS encoding L-serine ammonia-lyase, which codes for MFSIGIGPSSSHTVGPMRAALAFAEHLEGTAALERVVSVTIDLYGSLGATGRGHGTDRAVVLGLLGERPELIDPDAVAGLLDEIRRSGELRVLGRHAVGFDLDGDVRLIGRTSLPAHPNGMVFTARDAAGDVVAERTSYSVGGGFVRDHPLDASEPVVGTGAGLPHGFRSAQELLDHCRSTGLGVADLVRRNEESLRSGNDVDSGLLDIFAAMAACVDHGLVTDGTLPGGLGVRRRAPRLHRELLSEEGNTAADVLHAMDWVSLFALAVNEENAAGGRVVTAPTNGAAGIVPAVLHFYRRFVRGADDAGTVRFLLAAGGIGIILKETGSISGAEVGCQGEVGSASAMAAAGLAEVLGGTPEQVENAAEIAVEHHLGLTCDPVGGLVQIPCIERNAVGATTAIHAARTAMRGDGSHVVSLDTAIATMRQTGAHMRSEYKETSLGGLALTVIGRPTVGVNVPEC
- a CDS encoding LacI family DNA-binding transcriptional regulator; its protein translation is MSARPTIKDVAARAGVSKGMVSLALRGAPGPSAETAARVLRAAADLGYRADRAASSLALRRTRLLGITVAVRNAFHAELVEELQDAAEEAGYDVVLAAVTRTRGERAAVETLLDSRCEALLLLGPELPGAELMELRRRVPVVVLGRRPRLADPGSPGPDVVRASDEVGTRLLVEHLVGLGHRDLLHVSGGAGDIAADRRAGFEAAVEAAGVRGRVVEGAFDEEGGAAATRRVLGGGWTGTAVVAASDRIALGVLDVLLRDGIAVPGRVSVTGYDDSLLARLGHVRLTSVSQDAAGQAACAVRAAVRRLDGEDDPGPADVVLVPRLVVRDTTGPVMSE
- a CDS encoding tautomerase family protein: MPLLRFDLVAGRRPDEVRTLLDAAHAAVVEAFGVPDGDRYQVVHQHPEDELVVHDTGLGIERTRDVVVLQVTSRPRPRAQKEAFYRLLVEQLRTRCGTAPSDVVVSVVENSDADWSFGHGRAQFLTGEL
- the gcvT gene encoding glycine cleavage system aminomethyltransferase GcvT, which gives rise to MNTQVSSATVSPTSTPLADVHAALGASFTDFAGWQMPLRYASDLAEHKAVRERAGVFDLSHMGEIRVTGPEAGAALDAALVGRASTMPIGRAAYGMLVDHEGGIVDDLVTYRLGEQEFLVVANAANVEPVVVAIADRCRPFDVHVADETARWALVAVQGPASVAILGPLVDVDLDVLGYYRSASATLLGVPVLLARTGYTGEDGFEVFAPVEHAVTVWDALLSAAREHGGVPAGLACRDTLRLEAGMPLYGHELTRETSPFAAGLGRVVKLDKDPGPVGLEALRRLAEVAPARVLVGLKGSGRRAPRAGYAVVADGNPVGEVTSGALSPTLGYPVAMAYVDAALSAPGTALAVDVRGSELPVEVVALPFYRRER